The Anoxybacillus flavithermus genome has a segment encoding these proteins:
- a CDS encoding tryptophan--tRNA ligase, with translation MKTIFSGIQPSGVITLGNYIGAMKQFVELQDDYNCYFCIVDQHAITVPQDRLALRKNIRSLAAFYLAVGIDPNKSTLFIQSEVPAHAQAGWILQCIAYIGELERMTQFKDKSAGKEAVSAGLLTYPPLMAADILLYSTDIVPVGEDQKQHIELTRDLAERFNKRYGDIFTIPEARIPKIGARIMSLTDPTKKMSKSDPNQKSYITLLDDAKTIEKKVKSAVTDSEGIIRYDKEKKPGVSNLLTIYSILANESIEQLEERYAGKGYGEFKADVAQVIIDALTPIQEKYDELMESSKLDDILDEGAEKANRVANKMLKKMENAIGLGRKRR, from the coding sequence ATGAAGACAATTTTTTCTGGCATTCAACCGAGCGGCGTCATTACGCTCGGCAACTATATCGGGGCGATGAAGCAATTTGTTGAATTGCAAGACGATTACAATTGCTACTTTTGTATCGTCGATCAACATGCGATTACCGTTCCACAAGATCGGCTCGCACTTCGGAAAAACATTCGCAGTTTAGCAGCCTTCTATTTAGCCGTCGGCATCGATCCGAACAAATCAACGTTGTTTATTCAATCAGAAGTGCCTGCGCATGCGCAAGCGGGTTGGATTTTACAATGCATCGCCTACATCGGCGAATTAGAGCGGATGACGCAATTTAAAGATAAATCAGCTGGAAAAGAAGCGGTCAGCGCTGGGTTGTTAACGTATCCGCCGCTTATGGCAGCCGATATTTTACTTTACTCGACAGACATCGTTCCTGTCGGTGAAGACCAAAAACAACATATTGAGCTCACGCGCGATTTAGCGGAGCGATTTAATAAACGATATGGGGACATTTTCACGATCCCGGAAGCGCGCATTCCGAAAATCGGAGCCCGCATTATGTCGCTTACTGATCCGACGAAAAAAATGAGCAAGTCCGATCCAAACCAAAAATCGTACATTACACTACTTGACGATGCGAAAACGATCGAGAAAAAAGTAAAAAGCGCGGTGACCGACTCCGAAGGCATCATTCGTTACGATAAAGAAAAGAAACCGGGCGTATCGAACTTATTGACGATTTACTCTATTTTAGCGAACGAATCGATTGAGCAATTAGAGGAGCGCTACGCAGGAAAAGGATACGGAGAATTTAAAGCGGACGTCGCTCAAGTGATCATTGACGCATTGACACCAATCCAAGAAAAATATGATGAGCTCATGGAAAGCTCAAAACTAGATGACATTTTAGACGAAGGAGCAGAAAAAGCAAACCGCGTCGCAAACAAAATGTTAAAGAAAATGGAAAACGCCATCGGGTTAGGAAGAAAAAGACGATAA
- a CDS encoding peptide ABC transporter substrate-binding protein, whose protein sequence is MKKKLSAFFALLLVASMVLAACGGKKEDKTANEGEQPAQEQPAKEQVLNLLDSSEIPSLDSTLATDTVSFRVMNNVFEGLYRLDQNNEPTPGMAESYEVSEDGKVYTFKLRDAKWSNGEPVTANDFVYAWRKALDPNTGAEYAYIMYDIKNAEEVNTGKVPVDQLGVKAVDEKTLQVELKNPVPYFLSLLAFPTFYPQNEKFVKEQGDKYGLEANTTIYNGPFVLSEWKHEQSFQLKKNEQYWDAQTVKLETINFNIVKDVATGVNLYETNKADRVGLSAEFVDKYSNDKNFKTKSEPVLFFIRMNQKNEVLKNVNARKAIAMGFDKEAMVATILNNGSKAANYFVPEGFVTGPNGKDFREENGDLVTFNAEEAKKYWEQAKKELGKDKVTLELLNYDSESAKKIGEFLKEQLETNLPGLTINIKQQPFKQKLDLESKMQYELSFAGWGPDYQDPMTFIDMFVTNGAHNQTGWSNAEYDQLVKDAKTTLLSDLQARWDAMVKAEKILLDEAVIAPMYQRGSAYLEREYVKGIVDHPFGPDNSYKWAYIE, encoded by the coding sequence ATGAAGAAAAAGCTATCTGCCTTTTTCGCTCTTCTTCTTGTTGCTTCCATGGTGCTAGCAGCGTGTGGCGGCAAGAAAGAAGACAAGACTGCCAATGAAGGCGAACAGCCAGCTCAAGAACAGCCGGCAAAAGAGCAAGTATTAAACTTGCTTGATTCATCAGAAATTCCTTCTTTAGACTCAACGTTAGCGACTGACACCGTATCATTCCGCGTCATGAACAACGTATTTGAAGGTCTATATCGTTTAGACCAAAACAACGAGCCTACGCCAGGAATGGCTGAAAGCTATGAAGTAAGCGAAGATGGAAAAGTGTACACATTCAAACTCCGCGATGCGAAATGGTCAAATGGTGAGCCTGTAACGGCAAACGATTTCGTATACGCTTGGAGAAAAGCGCTTGATCCAAATACAGGTGCTGAGTACGCGTACATTATGTACGACATCAAAAACGCTGAAGAAGTAAACACAGGAAAAGTGCCTGTTGACCAATTAGGCGTAAAAGCGGTTGACGAGAAAACATTACAAGTTGAATTGAAAAACCCAGTTCCTTATTTCTTAAGCTTGTTAGCGTTCCCTACATTCTATCCACAAAACGAGAAGTTTGTGAAAGAGCAAGGGGACAAATACGGTCTAGAAGCAAACACAACAATTTACAACGGTCCGTTCGTATTAAGCGAATGGAAACATGAGCAAAGCTTCCAATTAAAGAAAAACGAACAATATTGGGATGCACAAACTGTAAAACTTGAAACAATTAACTTCAACATCGTCAAAGACGTTGCGACTGGCGTAAACTTATATGAAACAAACAAAGCTGACCGTGTCGGTTTAAGCGCAGAGTTTGTTGATAAGTACAGCAACGACAAAAACTTTAAAACAAAATCAGAGCCTGTATTGTTCTTCATTCGCATGAACCAAAAGAACGAAGTGTTGAAAAACGTCAACGCTCGTAAAGCGATTGCGATGGGCTTCGACAAAGAAGCAATGGTTGCAACAATTTTAAATAACGGTTCAAAAGCAGCGAACTACTTCGTTCCAGAAGGATTCGTTACTGGTCCAAATGGAAAAGACTTCCGTGAAGAAAATGGCGACTTAGTGACATTCAACGCTGAAGAAGCGAAAAAATATTGGGAACAAGCGAAAAAAGAGCTTGGCAAAGACAAAGTAACGCTTGAATTGTTAAACTACGATTCTGAAAGCGCGAAGAAAATCGGTGAGTTCTTAAAAGAGCAACTTGAAACAAACTTACCAGGCTTAACAATTAACATTAAACAACAACCGTTCAAACAAAAGCTTGATCTTGAAAGCAAAATGCAATATGAATTGTCATTTGCTGGTTGGGGTCCAGACTATCAAGACCCAATGACATTCATCGATATGTTCGTTACAAACGGTGCGCACAACCAAACAGGTTGGTCAAATGCTGAGTATGACCAACTTGTGAAAGATGCGAAAACAACGCTTCTTTCTGACTTACAAGCTCGTTGGGATGCAATGGTCAAAGCTGAGAAAATCTTGTTAGACGAAGCGGTTATTGCTCCAATGTATCAACGTGGTTCAGCGTACTTAGAGCGTGAATACGTGAAAGGTATCGTTGATCACCCATTCGGTCCAGATAACAGCTACAAGTGGGCATATATCGAGTAA
- a CDS encoding restriction endonuclease, translating into MVVKKMCGERRGYMFVALLKNGETCSLLDDWTIEQLHVLRATQAFFCPVCLKRVQLKIGTKRMPHFAHETKCTIETERETFVHLQGKQQLYEWLTNEKIEVEVEKYLRHIQQRPDVFVRHMQHMYAIEYQCSVIPFHLFVKRTNAYKNAHIVPIWLLHTSHVKRRSLFFQLSSFSWLFFNDQEVIPFYCAERREISFLHHLIPLSSTLAYGEWATFPLHAISFSSFFQAPQRQHDVLFHAWQMKKKQWRLSPLYYRTNRTFCRIVYHAHMTPSLFPHEAGIPLRHAYWFETPPFIWQTYMLLEMMRIPLHVTFSFHQLYERMRYFIRQNLIHIRRLPLVTKSHYSYALMDYLHVLVSLQFLKKVGKRTFQRIRSWSLPHNIEEAIRGDEQLLRRIVSKKEDFFTKRE; encoded by the coding sequence ATGGTGGTGAAAAAAATGTGTGGAGAAAGGAGAGGTTATATGTTTGTCGCATTATTGAAAAATGGAGAAACATGTTCGTTGTTAGACGATTGGACGATCGAGCAGCTACATGTATTGCGAGCGACGCAGGCGTTTTTTTGTCCTGTTTGTTTAAAACGAGTTCAGTTGAAAATTGGGACAAAACGTATGCCACATTTTGCGCATGAAACGAAATGTACGATTGAAACAGAGCGGGAGACATTTGTTCATTTACAAGGGAAACAACAATTGTATGAATGGTTGACAAATGAAAAAATCGAAGTAGAAGTCGAGAAGTATTTGCGGCACATTCAGCAACGTCCAGATGTATTCGTTCGACATATGCAACACATGTACGCGATCGAATATCAATGTTCCGTCATTCCATTCCATTTATTCGTGAAACGAACGAATGCATACAAGAACGCACATATTGTCCCGATTTGGTTACTTCATACATCTCATGTCAAACGCCGCAGTTTGTTTTTTCAACTTTCCTCATTTTCATGGCTATTTTTCAACGATCAAGAAGTCATCCCGTTTTATTGTGCTGAGCGCCGAGAAATATCGTTTCTTCATCATCTTATTCCGCTCTCTTCGACGCTCGCATACGGGGAATGGGCGACGTTTCCGCTTCATGCGATATCGTTTTCTTCTTTCTTTCAAGCGCCGCAACGACAACACGATGTTTTGTTTCATGCATGGCAAATGAAAAAGAAGCAATGGCGGTTATCTCCCCTATACTATCGCACAAATCGAACGTTTTGCCGCATCGTATATCATGCGCATATGACCCCATCGCTATTTCCTCATGAGGCAGGCATTCCGCTTCGTCATGCGTATTGGTTTGAGACGCCCCCATTTATTTGGCAAACGTATATGTTGCTTGAGATGATGCGTATTCCGCTTCATGTGACGTTTTCGTTTCATCAATTATATGAGCGAATGCGATATTTCATTCGTCAAAATCTTATTCATATTCGCCGCTTGCCGCTTGTGACAAAAAGTCATTATTCATATGCTTTGATGGATTATTTACATGTGCTCGTTTCGCTTCAATTTTTGAAAAAAGTAGGAAAACGTACGTTTCAGCGCATTCGGTCATGGTCGCTTCCGCACAACATTGAAGAAGCGATTCGTGGAGATGAGCAACTATTGCGACGAATTGTAAGCAAAAAAGAGGATTTTTTCACAAAACGAGAATAA
- a CDS encoding ABC transporter ATP-binding protein, which translates to MEKVLEVKDLHISFDVYGGEVQAVRGVSFDLYKGETLAIVGESGSGKSVTSKALMRLLPMPPARIKQGQILLEGRDLTKLSEKEMQRVRGAEISMIFQDPMTALNPTMTIGKQITEVLLKHQQMTKEEAKARAIELLDLVGIKEPALRFKQYPHQLSGGMRQRVVIAIALACNPKVLIADEPTTALDVTIQAQILELIKDIQKKTGTSIIFITHDLGVVANVADRVAVMYAGKIVEKGTVDEIFYNPKHPYTWGLLASMPSLEHGDEELYSIPGTPPDLLNPPKGDAFAPRNAYALKIDYEMEPPMFQVSDTHYAATWLLHPNAPKVEPPKVVRERMKKFVTLTNNKGGNKQ; encoded by the coding sequence ATGGAAAAAGTACTAGAAGTAAAAGATTTGCACATTTCTTTTGACGTATATGGCGGTGAAGTACAAGCTGTACGCGGTGTATCGTTTGATTTATATAAAGGCGAGACGCTTGCGATTGTTGGTGAGTCTGGTTCAGGAAAATCGGTGACGTCAAAAGCGCTTATGCGTTTACTACCGATGCCGCCTGCGCGAATTAAACAAGGACAAATTTTATTAGAAGGTCGCGATTTAACGAAGCTGTCAGAAAAAGAAATGCAACGTGTACGCGGGGCGGAAATTTCGATGATTTTCCAAGACCCGATGACAGCATTAAATCCGACGATGACAATCGGAAAACAAATTACAGAAGTATTATTAAAACATCAACAAATGACAAAAGAAGAGGCGAAAGCGCGCGCCATCGAGTTGCTTGACCTCGTTGGAATTAAAGAGCCAGCGCTTCGTTTTAAACAATATCCACACCAATTGTCAGGCGGGATGCGTCAACGCGTCGTCATTGCGATCGCACTTGCATGCAATCCGAAAGTGTTAATTGCCGATGAGCCGACAACAGCGTTAGACGTAACGATTCAGGCGCAAATTTTAGAACTTATTAAAGACATTCAGAAAAAGACAGGAACGTCGATTATTTTCATTACGCACGATTTAGGTGTTGTGGCAAACGTAGCTGATCGCGTCGCGGTCATGTATGCCGGAAAAATTGTTGAAAAAGGAACGGTTGATGAAATTTTCTACAATCCAAAACATCCGTATACATGGGGGCTGCTTGCATCGATGCCAAGTTTAGAGCACGGAGACGAAGAGTTATATTCGATTCCTGGAACGCCTCCAGATTTATTAAATCCGCCAAAAGGCGATGCGTTTGCACCACGTAATGCGTACGCGTTAAAAATCGACTATGAAATGGAACCGCCAATGTTTCAAGTATCTGATACGCACTATGCGGCAACGTGGTTGCTTCATCCGAATGCACCGAAAGTCGAACCTCCGAAAGTCGTTCGTGAACGGATGAAAAAATTCGTTACACTAACGAACAACAAAGGAGGGAATAAGCAATGA
- a CDS encoding adaptor protein MecA, which translates to MEIERINEYTLKLYISYGDIEERGFDREEIWYNRERSEELFWEMMDEIHQEAEIYLEGPLWIQVHALEKGLEVFVTKAQISKDGSKLELPIVDERFKDLSVDEKIEHILDQHFNIIKASSSEPDNPLQFVIRFKTIEDVIALAHRRDFSTLHNKLFAFENHYYLYVEFTEEDADRDIDNMLSILLEYGQDSQMTIHRLEEYGKIIIAQQALTMIAKHFPNA; encoded by the coding sequence ATGGAAATCGAACGCATCAATGAGTATACGTTGAAACTATATATATCGTACGGAGATATTGAAGAACGCGGCTTCGATCGTGAAGAAATTTGGTACAATCGCGAACGGAGCGAAGAATTATTTTGGGAAATGATGGACGAAATCCATCAAGAAGCAGAAATTTATTTAGAAGGACCGCTTTGGATTCAAGTGCATGCTCTTGAAAAAGGGTTAGAAGTGTTTGTCACAAAGGCGCAAATTTCAAAAGACGGCAGCAAACTCGAATTGCCAATTGTCGATGAACGATTCAAAGACTTATCGGTTGATGAAAAAATTGAACATATATTAGACCAACATTTTAACATTATAAAAGCATCGTCATCAGAACCTGATAATCCGCTCCAGTTCGTCATCCGCTTCAAAACGATTGAAGACGTCATTGCCCTTGCGCACCGTCGCGATTTTTCAACATTACACAACAAACTATTCGCATTTGAAAATCACTACTACTTGTACGTCGAATTTACAGAAGAAGATGCCGATCGCGACATTGACAATATGTTAAGCATATTGCTTGAATACGGGCAAGATTCGCAAATGACGATTCATCGTCTCGAAGAATACGGAAAAATCATCATCGCACAACAAGCATTAACGATGATTGCCAAACACTTTCCAAACGCATAA
- a CDS encoding transcriptional regulator Spx, which yields MVIVYSSPSCTSCRKAKAWLEEHHIPYKERNIFAEPLTIEEIKSILRMTENGTDEIISTRSKIFQKLNIQLDSLPLQDLYEIIRQHPGLLRRPIIMDEKRLQVGYNEDEIRRFLPRKVRTYQLRQAQQLVNNKGLA from the coding sequence ATGGTGATCGTATATTCATCGCCAAGTTGTACGTCTTGTCGAAAAGCGAAAGCGTGGCTAGAAGAGCATCACATTCCGTATAAAGAGCGCAACATTTTTGCCGAGCCGTTAACGATTGAAGAAATTAAAAGCATTTTGCGCATGACAGAAAACGGAACGGACGAAATTATTTCAACGAGATCGAAAATTTTTCAAAAGTTAAATATTCAACTCGATTCGTTGCCGTTGCAAGATTTATATGAAATTATTCGCCAACATCCCGGCTTGTTGCGCCGTCCGATCATTATGGACGAAAAGCGCCTACAAGTTGGCTACAATGAAGACGAAATTCGTCGCTTTTTACCGAGAAAAGTGCGTACGTATCAATTGCGTCAAGCACAGCAACTCGTCAACAACAAAGGCTTAGCATAA
- a CDS encoding ABC transporter ATP-binding protein, with protein sequence MSEKQKLVEVKNLKQYFKVGKGQVVKAVDDVTFDIYKGETLGLVGESGCGKSTTGRTIIGLYEATDGEVLFNGLSVHRKKSAKEAKELKRKMQMIFQDPYASLNPRMTVGDIIAEGIDIHGLASSREERMNRVYELLETVGLNREHANRYPHEFSGGQRQRIGIARALAVEPEFIIADEPISALDVSIQAQVVNLMKKLQREKGLTYLFIAHDLSMVKYISDRIGVMYFGKMVELADAEELYRNPIHPYTKSLLSAIPHPDPETERTRKRIIYDPSQHNYKEGEDVRMREITPGHFVYCSEAEYETYKAMYS encoded by the coding sequence ATGAGCGAAAAACAAAAACTCGTTGAAGTGAAAAACTTAAAACAATATTTTAAAGTGGGGAAGGGTCAAGTCGTTAAGGCGGTTGACGATGTGACGTTCGACATTTATAAAGGCGAAACGCTCGGTCTTGTTGGGGAGTCAGGATGCGGAAAGTCAACGACAGGCCGTACGATTATCGGCTTATATGAAGCAACAGATGGCGAAGTGTTGTTTAACGGGTTGAGCGTCCATCGAAAAAAATCAGCGAAAGAAGCGAAAGAATTAAAACGGAAAATGCAAATGATTTTCCAAGATCCGTATGCGTCATTAAATCCACGTATGACGGTTGGGGATATTATTGCGGAAGGAATCGATATTCACGGCTTAGCGTCGTCGCGAGAAGAGCGCATGAATCGCGTGTATGAGCTTCTTGAGACAGTTGGATTAAATCGTGAACATGCGAATCGCTATCCGCATGAGTTTTCGGGCGGTCAGCGTCAGCGGATCGGTATTGCGCGCGCATTGGCGGTTGAGCCGGAGTTTATTATTGCGGACGAGCCGATTTCGGCACTTGACGTATCGATTCAAGCGCAAGTCGTCAACTTAATGAAAAAGTTGCAGCGCGAAAAAGGATTGACGTACTTATTTATCGCGCACGACTTATCGATGGTCAAATATATTAGCGATCGCATTGGTGTCATGTATTTCGGAAAAATGGTTGAGCTTGCCGATGCGGAAGAATTGTATCGCAACCCCATTCATCCATACACGAAATCGCTTCTTTCTGCGATTCCGCATCCAGATCCAGAAACAGAGCGGACGCGTAAGCGCATCATTTACGATCCGTCACAACATAACTATAAAGAAGGCGAAGACGTGCGCATGCGCGAAATTACGCCAGGTCATTTCGTTTACTGCTCCGAAGCAGAGTACGAAACATATAAAGCGATGTACAGCTAA
- a CDS encoding cardiolipin synthase, whose amino-acid sequence MRNALKVVLFILAFVGFLVATKNYWEGWLLGTFSLFVTLSVIFISFVIFLENRHPTKTLTWLVLFSSFPLVGFILYFLLGQNYRKKRLFRKKALLDEQTFRKLERNERHDAQTLYMKPHQQPLLQLARRMTKESISTATKTRVLTNGEETFTTIFKELEKAEHHIHLEYYIVRDDDIGQRLKQILMDKAKKGVHVRFLYDAVGSWKLSKTYIQEMREAGVDIIPFSPVRLPFLNNTINFRNHRKIIVVDGKVGFVGGLNIGDEYLGKNEYFGFWRDTHLFVYGEAVRTLQLIFLQDWYYMTGQQLLTMNYLSAPTVEDEALGGVQLVAGGPDTKWEVIKHLFFAMITSAQRSIWIASPYFIPDEDILTALKVAALSGIDVRLLVPKRPDKKIVFYASRSYFPELLEAGATIYEYEKGFMHSKIIVVDGELASIGTANMDMRSFHLNFEVNAFLYQTPSVRTLVDDFINDFEHSSKMDINQFKRRPLWMRMTESTARLLSPLL is encoded by the coding sequence ATGAGAAACGCTTTAAAAGTTGTACTATTTATACTTGCTTTCGTTGGCTTTCTAGTAGCGACAAAAAATTATTGGGAAGGCTGGCTGCTCGGAACGTTCAGCTTATTTGTCACCTTGTCAGTTATTTTTATTTCGTTTGTCATCTTTTTAGAAAATCGCCATCCAACGAAAACGCTCACATGGCTCGTTTTATTTAGCAGCTTTCCGCTCGTTGGCTTTATTCTTTATTTTTTACTCGGCCAAAACTATCGCAAAAAACGGCTATTTCGAAAAAAGGCGTTGCTTGATGAACAAACGTTTCGCAAACTAGAGCGCAACGAGAGGCATGACGCGCAAACATTATATATGAAACCGCATCAACAGCCGTTGCTACAACTAGCGAGACGCATGACGAAAGAATCCATTTCAACCGCGACAAAAACACGTGTGTTGACGAACGGAGAAGAAACGTTTACGACCATTTTTAAAGAATTAGAAAAAGCCGAGCATCACATTCATCTTGAATATTATATCGTACGTGATGACGACATCGGCCAACGGCTGAAGCAAATATTAATGGACAAAGCAAAAAAAGGAGTGCACGTTCGCTTTTTATACGATGCGGTCGGGAGTTGGAAGCTATCGAAAACGTACATACAGGAGATGCGCGAAGCAGGCGTCGATATCATCCCTTTCTCCCCTGTGCGCTTGCCGTTTTTAAACAATACGATCAACTTCCGCAACCATCGGAAAATTATCGTCGTTGACGGAAAAGTCGGTTTTGTTGGCGGGTTAAATATTGGGGACGAATATTTAGGGAAAAACGAATATTTCGGCTTTTGGCGCGATACGCATTTATTCGTGTACGGCGAAGCAGTACGCACGCTACAACTTATTTTTTTACAAGATTGGTATTACATGACCGGTCAACAGCTATTAACGATGAACTACTTAAGTGCACCGACAGTTGAGGATGAAGCACTTGGAGGCGTTCAGCTTGTCGCTGGCGGACCGGATACGAAATGGGAAGTCATTAAACATTTATTTTTCGCGATGATTACATCGGCACAGCGCTCGATTTGGATCGCCTCGCCGTATTTTATTCCAGATGAAGACATTTTAACGGCATTAAAAGTGGCGGCATTAAGCGGAATTGACGTGCGGCTTCTTGTCCCAAAGCGACCGGATAAAAAAATTGTATTTTACGCGTCACGCTCTTATTTTCCCGAACTACTCGAAGCAGGAGCGACCATTTACGAATACGAAAAAGGATTTATGCACAGCAAAATTATCGTTGTAGATGGAGAACTCGCTTCCATCGGCACAGCGAATATGGATATGCGCAGCTTTCATTTGAATTTTGAGGTAAATGCGTTTTTATATCAAACGCCAAGCGTACGAACGTTAGTCGATGATTTTATAAACGACTTCGAGCATTCATCAAAAATGGATATCAATCAATTCAAACGCCGACCGCTTTGGATGCGCATGACTGAATCGACAGCTCGCCTCCTTTCGCCGTTACTATAA
- a CDS encoding peptide ABC transporter permease, with translation MARYTLQRFVYMLITLFIIATATFFLMKLLPGSPLQNQEKLSPEQQQIILEKYGLNDPVPVQYVRYLGNLVKGDLGVSFQYDNRPVTQLIGDRIGPSAQLGFQALVFGTIVGILLGVIAAVRHNTAIDYTATVLAVLGISIPSFVFGGLLQYYVGVKLQWLPVAFWDGFEYTIMPTLALSVFVIASIARFMRTEMLEVLGSDYILTARAKGISGFGVIFKHGLRNAMIPIITILGPMAVNLMTGTLVIEQIFAVPGLGEQFVRSINLNDYPVIMGTTIFYSALFILVIFIVDVLYGLIDPRIRLAGGKK, from the coding sequence ATGGCACGATATACGTTGCAGCGATTCGTTTATATGCTGATTACGTTATTTATTATCGCAACAGCCACGTTCTTTTTAATGAAGCTTCTTCCGGGTTCTCCTCTCCAAAATCAAGAGAAGCTATCGCCAGAACAACAACAAATTATTTTAGAGAAATATGGATTAAACGATCCGGTGCCAGTACAATACGTTCGTTATTTAGGAAACTTAGTTAAAGGGGATTTAGGCGTTTCATTCCAATACGACAACCGTCCGGTGACACAATTAATTGGCGACCGCATTGGTCCATCTGCACAACTTGGTTTTCAAGCGCTTGTGTTTGGAACGATTGTCGGTATTTTACTCGGTGTCATTGCAGCAGTTCGTCATAATACCGCGATTGACTATACAGCTACTGTATTGGCTGTGTTAGGAATTTCTATTCCATCATTCGTATTTGGTGGCTTATTGCAATACTATGTTGGTGTAAAACTACAGTGGCTACCTGTTGCGTTTTGGGATGGTTTTGAGTACACGATTATGCCAACGTTAGCATTATCCGTATTCGTTATTGCGAGCATCGCGCGTTTTATGCGTACGGAAATGTTAGAAGTGCTCGGTTCCGACTACATTTTAACCGCACGTGCGAAAGGGATTAGTGGCTTCGGTGTTATTTTTAAACACGGATTACGAAACGCCATGATCCCGATTATTACAATTCTTGGTCCGATGGCTGTTAACTTAATGACAGGAACGCTCGTTATCGAACAAATTTTCGCTGTCCCTGGACTAGGGGAGCAGTTCGTTCGTTCCATTAACTTAAACGATTACCCTGTGATTATGGGTACGACCATTTTCTATAGTGCGCTATTTATTCTCGTTATTTTTATTGTGGACGTGCTTTACGGTTTAATTGATCCGCGAATTCGTTTAGCGGGAGGGAAAAAATAA
- a CDS encoding peptide ABC transporter permease, which translates to MTEKQLSPELFELAPERQGDMEKINRPSLTFLQDAWIRLRKNKGAVFGLVMIIAITLMAIFAPIFSDHTYKEQNLKHAKLPPRIPVLENIDWLPFNGKDMNGIDVYEKRGVTEYYWFGTDDLGRDLWTRTWYGARISLYIGVLAAAIDLLIGIIYGGVSGFYGGRVDNVMQRIIEVLVGIPNLIVVILFILVFEPGIISITMAMVITGWVTMARIVRGQILKLKNMEYVLAARTLGASDARIIAKHLLPNVVGPIIITTMFTIPSAIFTEAFLSFIGLGIRPPEASLGSLVNDGYKSIQTFPHLMMIPAFVISLLILSFNLLADGLRDALDPKMRK; encoded by the coding sequence ATGACAGAAAAACAACTATCTCCTGAGTTATTTGAATTAGCACCTGAACGTCAAGGTGATATGGAAAAAATTAATCGTCCAAGCTTAACATTTTTACAAGATGCTTGGATTCGATTAAGAAAAAATAAAGGTGCTGTTTTCGGGTTAGTGATGATTATCGCTATTACACTCATGGCGATTTTTGCACCGATATTCAGCGATCATACGTATAAAGAACAAAATTTAAAACATGCGAAATTACCACCGCGCATTCCGGTGTTGGAAAATATAGATTGGCTTCCATTTAACGGAAAAGATATGAACGGCATTGATGTGTACGAGAAACGTGGTGTGACAGAGTATTATTGGTTTGGAACGGACGATCTCGGCCGTGATTTATGGACGCGTACATGGTATGGGGCACGCATTTCGCTTTACATCGGCGTATTAGCGGCGGCGATCGATTTGTTGATTGGTATTATTTACGGTGGCGTTTCAGGATTTTACGGCGGTCGCGTCGATAACGTCATGCAGCGCATTATTGAAGTGTTAGTTGGTATTCCGAACTTAATCGTTGTTATCTTATTTATTCTCGTGTTTGAACCGGGAATTATTTCGATTACAATGGCGATGGTCATTACAGGTTGGGTGACGATGGCACGGATCGTGCGCGGACAAATTTTAAAATTGAAAAATATGGAATATGTGTTAGCCGCGCGTACGCTTGGTGCATCGGATGCCCGCATTATCGCTAAACATTTATTACCGAACGTTGTTGGACCGATTATTATTACGACGATGTTTACGATTCCGAGCGCGATTTTTACCGAGGCGTTTTTAAGCTTTATCGGACTTGGTATTCGTCCACCGGAAGCGTCGCTCGGTTCGCTCGTTAATGACGGTTACAAATCGATCCAAACGTTCCCGCATTTAATGATGATTCCAGCGTTTGTGATCAGCTTGCTCATTTTAAGCTTTAACTTATTAGCGGACGGATTACGCGATGCGCTCGATCCGAAAATGCGTAAGTAA